A stretch of the Hevea brasiliensis isolate MT/VB/25A 57/8 unplaced genomic scaffold, ASM3005281v1 Scaf416, whole genome shotgun sequence genome encodes the following:
- the LOC110646447 gene encoding putative serine/threonine-protein kinase-like protein CCR3, producing MAESIYKDEEEGIYQMHNRVDGFNQKVTNVERVILLVNFFLELPSAVLDQLSSERKPKYALLSMLMSFTVLIISIIDLVYKGRKERVTWMKRGLIPWFYFPYPNHKAFGTFPDIVGIVCAIFQCVSTSIAYAFLSQHAHNPMNINVWPVVFASGLLFSRFSGNPPQRRPTPLVRRLQPAVTAEKFTVAQLAAATNFFSPENKIGAGNFAIVYKGELSDGREVAVKRGNRGQKLMNFQGERTLSELASLSRIYHKHLVRPVGYCEDRDERLVVYEYMENGSLHDHLHDKTNNEKNSTIINSWKMRIKIALDAARGIEYLHNSAIPTIIHRDIKSSNILLDSNWTARVSDFGLSLMIPESKPDYRPMMAVGTAGYIDPEYYYLNVLTTKSDVYSLGVVLLELLTGKTAVFKDTDNGGTPKKLVDFAVPKIAIGELVKVLDARVRPPELNEAEAVELVAYTALHCVNLVGLERPTTSNIVANLERALSLFDASMKEY from the exons ATGGCTGAATCAATCtacaaagatgaagaagaagggaTTTATCAGATGCACAATAGGGTAGATGGCTTCAATCAGAAG gttaccAACGTGGAACGTGTAATCCTCCTTGTGAACTTCTTCTTAGAGCTTCCATCAGCTGTTCTTGATCAACTATCCTCTGAGCGTAAGCCCAAATATGCACTACTTAGTATGCTTATGTCTTTCACAGTCTTGATCATTTCGATCATTGATCTTGTTTACAAAGGTCGGAAAGAAAGAGTTACTTGGATGAAGAGGGGGTTGATACCTTGGTTTTATTTCCCATATCCAAATCACAAAGCTTTTGGGACATTTCCTGATATTGTAGGAATTGTTTGTGCCATCTTTCAATGTGTTTCTACTTCAATAGCTTATGCATTTTTGTCTCAGCATGCTCATAATCCTATGAACATAAATGTTTGGCCTGTAGTCTTTGCCTCTGGTCTATTGTTTTCTAGATTCTCTGGGAATCCTCCACAGAGAAGGCCAACCCCGCTTGTAAGGAGACTGCAACCTGCAGTTACAGCAGAGAAATTTACTGTGGCTCAACTTGCTGCAGCCACCAATTTTTTCTCACCAGAAAACAAAATTGGTGCAGGTAACTTTGCAATTGTTTATAAAGGGGAATTATCAGATGGTCGTGAAGTGGCAGTCAAGAGAGGGAACAGAGGTCAAAAGCTGATGAACTTTCAGGGGGAAAGGACTCTATCTGAATTGGCATCCTTGTCAAGGATTTACCACAAGCATTTGGTTAGGCCTGTTGGGTATTGTGAAGATAGGGATGAGAGGCTTGTAGTTTACGAGTACATGGAGAATGGATCTTTACATGATCATTTACATGACAAGACCAATAATGAAAAGAATAGTACCATTATCAATTCCTGGAAAATGAGGATCAAGATTGCATTAGATGCTGCCAGAGGAATTGAATATCTTCACAACTCAGCAATCCCAACCATCATTCACAGAGATATCAAGTCTTCTAACATATTGCTTGACTCGAATTGGACAGCAAGAGTTTCTGATTTCGGATTGTCATTGATGATTCCTGAATCTAAACCTGATTACAGGCCAATGATGGCAGTAGGAACAGCTGGTTACATTGATCCTGAGTACTATTATTTGAACGTATTAACTACAAAAAGTGATGTGTATTCTCTTGGTGTGGTATTACTAGAACTTCTGACAGGGAAAACAGCTGTATTCAAGGACACTGATAATGGAGGCACGCCAAAAAAATTAGTGGATTTTGCAGTGCCTAAAATTGCGATTGGTGAGTTGGTTAAGGTATTGGACGCCAGGGTCAGACCGCCAGAGCTTAATGAAGCAGAGGCAGTGGAGTTGGTGGCATACACTGCACTTCATTGTGTGAACTTGGTAGGGCTAGAAAGGCCAACTACGAGTAACATTGTTGCTAACTTGGAGCGAGCATTGTCTCTCTTTGATGCTAGTATGAAAGAGTATTGA
- the LOC131177351 gene encoding protein EARLY FLOWERING 4-like yields the protein MDDTSNPKATKRRHKHTSDDDDDDEGDSEVWATFNSTFRQVQSVLDRNRNLIQQVNENHQSRIPDNMVKNVALIQELNGNISKVVSLYSDLSSNFSATYQQRNGNGSGNSNSSGRS from the coding sequence ATGGATGACACCTCCAATCCCAAAGCCACCAAGCGCCGCCACAAACACACCAGCGACGACGACGACGACGATGAAGGAGACTCTGAGGTCTGGGCAACTTTCAACTCCACTTTCCGGCAAGTTCAGTCGGTTCTCGATAGGAACAGAAATTTGATCCAACAAGTGAACGAAAATCACCAGTCCAGAATCCCCGACAACATGGTAAAAAACGTTGCCTTGATTCAGGAACTCAACGGTAACATCTCCAAGGTTGTCTCGCTTTACTCCGATTTGTCTTCCAATTTCTCTGCTACTTATCAGCAGCGTAACGGTAATGGCTCCGGTAACAGTAACAGCAGTGGAAGGTCCTAA
- the LOC110646454 gene encoding GDSL esterase/lipase CPRD49 — MVGPTRPQFVLFGSSIVQLSFSHGGWGSILTDIYARKADIVLRGYYGWNSRRAVEVLDQIFPMDAAVQPALVIVYFGGNDSMGPHSSGLGPHVSLPEYIENMRKIAVHLKSLSDTIRIIFLSSPPVDEERVRSGTSGIFSELVRTNELCQKYSEACIKLCQEMGVKVVDLFSALQKRSDWTTACFTDGIHLGAEGSKIVVEEILKVLKEAEWSPSLHWKSMPTEFPEDSPYYLVAANGKTTLNPSDWTFHREIQWE; from the exons ATGGTGGGACCAACAAGGCCACAGTTCGTGCTCTTTGGATCCTCCATTGTCCAGCTCAGCTTCAGCCATGGCGGTTGGGGCTCCATTCTCACCGACATCTACGCTCGCAaa GCAGACATAGTGTTGCGAGGGTACTATGGATGGAATTCGAGGCGTGCTGTTGAGGTCCTGGATCAAATTTTTCCAATG GATGCTGCTGTACAGCCTGCTTTGGTGATAGTCTATTTTGGTGGTAATGATTCCATGGGGCCTCACTCATCTGGCCTAGGTCCTCATGTATCACTTCCTGAGTACATAGAGAATATGAGAAAGATTGCAGTTCATCTCAAG AGCCTCTCTGACACCATACGCATCATTTTCCTGAGCTCTCCTCCAGTTGATGAGGAGAGGGTTCGATCAGGCACAAG TGGAATTTTTAGTGAGCTAGTACGAACAAATGAGTTATGCCAGAAGTATTCAGAAGCATGCATAAAGCTATGCCAGGAAATGGGTGTGAAAGTTGTTGATCTTTTCTCTGCACTTCAAAAAAGAAGCGACTGGACGACTGCTTGCTTTAC GGATGGAATTCATTTAGGTGCTGAAGGGAGCAAAATAGTTGTGGAGGAGATACTGAAGGTGCTGAAGGAGGCTGAGTGGAGTCCATCTCTACACTGGAAATCCATGCCCACTGAATTTCCTGAGGACTCGCCATATTATCTTGTTGCCGCCAACGGAAAAACAACACTAAATCCCTCTGACTGGACATTTCACAGGGAAATTCAATGGGAATAG